The following is a genomic window from Helicobacter sp. NHP19-003.
TTTGGCGAGTTGCTCCAAAAGGGTTTGATCCCCGCTGGCAAAGAGTTCTAATTTTGTGCTTGTGTGGGGGTGCAAGTTGTAAACTTGCCTTAAGCGTGCCACAATCGCCTCGCCTGAGTGGACTAAGTGCACGGGGGATTTGAAGCGGTTGGTAAAGTAGGATTGTAGGGGTTTAGCGATCCAAGGAAAATGGGTGCAACCTAAGACCAAAACAGAGGGGGCGCTCTTTAGGGGGGCAAAGTAGTGCGCCATACACGCCTCTAAGAGCGCGCCCTCTAAAACCCCCTCTTCAATCAAAGGGACAAACAAGCCTGTAGCCAAACTATCCACGAAGCCATAGCCCTGCTCTTTGAGCTCCCTTGCATAACGCCCTGAGCTGATGGTCGCCTTAGTGCCTAGCACCAAAATAGGGGCGTTTTTGGGCGTGCTTTGCGTGATCGCTAAAACCCCCGCCTCAATCACGCCCACAATGGGGATTTTGGCGTGCGCACGCATGGCGGGCAGAGCCCACGCGCTCACACTGTTGCACGCCACGACCAACATGTCAATGCTAAAAGGCTGAAAAAAATCCAACGCCTCTAGGGAGAACTTGGCGATGGTGGCGGGGTCTTTAGGGCCATAGGGCACGCGGGCGGTGTCGCCATAATAGATGATGTGCTCGAACAAGCGGGCCTTTAGCAGGCTCTCTAAAACGCTTAAACCCCCCACCCCACTGTCAAATACTCCGACCTTCAAGAACCCTCTTGCATGAGTTTTAAGAACTCTTGGTTGTCCTTTGTGGTCTGCATTTTGGAGTAAATGAAGTTCAGCGCTTCCACATCGTCCATTTGTTGCATCACATTTCTTAACACCCACACCTTAGTTAGCGTGTCCTTGCCTAGCAGGATATTGTCTTTACGGGTGCCCGATTTTAGCACATCAAAGGCGGGGTAAATGCGCCGATCCGAGATGCTTCTAGCCAGCACAATTTCGCTATTGCCCGTGCCTTTAAACTCTTCAAAAATCACCTCATCCATGCGTGAGCCGGTTTCAATCAAGGCGGTGGCGATGATCGTTAAGCTCCCCCCCTCTTCAATGTTGCGGGCTGCGCCAAAAAAGCGTTTGGGTTTATGCAAAGCGTTGGCATCCACGCCCCCGCTTAGCACCTTCCCGCTTGAGGGTGTGATCGCGTTGTAAGCCCGCGCTAGGCGGGTGATCGAATCTAGCAAAATCACCACATCTTTACCCATTTCCACCCGCCTCTTTGCCCGCTCGAGCACGAGCTCGGCAATGCGTATGTGGTTGGTGGAGGGCAGGTCAAAAGTAGAGCTAAAGACTTGCCCGCGCACACTTCTTTGCATGTCTGTCACTTCTTCGGGGCGTTCGTCCACCAATAAAATGATCAACTCCACTTCGGGGTGGTTGTAGGTGATCCCATGCGCGAGCTCTTTCATCAATTCGGTTTTACCTGTGCGCGGTGGGGCGACAATGAGTGCCCTTTGGCCCTTGCCCATGGGGCTAAACAAGTCTAGCATGCGTCCTGTAACCTTGGTGGGCTCATACTCTAATTTAAGCTGTTCGGTGGGAAATAGAGGGG
Proteins encoded in this region:
- the murI gene encoding glutamate racemase — translated: MKVGVFDSGVGGLSVLESLLKARLFEHIIYYGDTARVPYGPKDPATIAKFSLEALDFFQPFSIDMLVVACNSVSAWALPAMRAHAKIPIVGVIEAGVLAITQSTPKNAPILVLGTKATISSGRYARELKEQGYGFVDSLATGLFVPLIEEGVLEGALLEACMAHYFAPLKSAPSVLVLGCTHFPWIAKPLQSYFTNRFKSPVHLVHSGEAIVARLRQVYNLHPHTSTKLELFASGDQTLLEQLAKPLKAL
- the rho gene encoding transcription termination factor Rho, coding for MADHHKQKTHTPVSGYRIEELRAHPTERLLEIANELKVENPQEFKRQDLMFEILKNQVSQGGYILFTGILETAGDGYGFLRGLDGSFSDNQNDTYVSHSQIKRFALRNGDIVTGQVRAPKDQEKYYALLKIEAVNYLPLDEIRHRPLFDNLTPLFPTEQLKLEYEPTKVTGRMLDLFSPMGKGQRALIVAPPRTGKTELMKELAHGITYNHPEVELIILLVDERPEEVTDMQRSVRGQVFSSTFDLPSTNHIRIAELVLERAKRRVEMGKDVVILLDSITRLARAYNAITPSSGKVLSGGVDANALHKPKRFFGAARNIEEGGSLTIIATALIETGSRMDEVIFEEFKGTGNSEIVLARSISDRRIYPAFDVLKSGTRKDNILLGKDTLTKVWVLRNVMQQMDDVEALNFIYSKMQTTKDNQEFLKLMQEGS